One stretch of Rhinolophus ferrumequinum isolate MPI-CBG mRhiFer1 chromosome 3, mRhiFer1_v1.p, whole genome shotgun sequence DNA includes these proteins:
- the ATF6B gene encoding cyclic AMP-dependent transcription factor ATF-6 beta, with amino-acid sequence MAELMLLSEIADPTRFFTDNLLSPEDWDCTLYTGLDEVAEEQTQLFRCPEQDVPFGSSILDVGMDVSPPEPPWDPLPIFPDLQVKSEPSSPCSSSSLSSESSHLSTEPSSQDSGVGEVLVVKIESLAPPLCLLGDDPTSPFETVHINVGPTSDNPSEVQTKLEPVSPSSSVHSEASLLSAESPTQPFVGEEVLEVKTESPSPHGCVLRDVPGPPLGAVQISMGPSPDGSSGKALPARKPPLQPKPVVITTVPVPPRAMPPSTTVLLQPLVQPPPVSPVVLIQGAIRVQPEGPAPPAPRPERKTIVPAPMPGNCCPPEVDAKLLKRQQRMIKNRESACQSRRKKKEYLQGLEARLQAVLADNQQLRRENAALRRRLEALLAENSELKLGSGNRKAVCIMVFLLFIAFNFGPVSISEPPSAPASRMSGQEPRPRRHLLEFSAQLPVHGVEPRQGPTEPQPSPEGRPSFRNLTAFPGGARELLLRDLDQLFLSSDCRHFNRTESLRLADELSGWVQRHQRGRRKIPQRAQERQKSQLRKKLPPVKAVPTHPPGPPERDSVGQLQLYRHPDRSQPEFLDAIDRREDTFYVVSFRRDHLLLPAISHNKTSRPKMSLVMPAMAPNETLSGRGAPRDYEEMMQIECEVMDTRVIHIKTSTVPPSLRKQPSSSPGNATGGPLAASTASQAHQATRQPLYLNHP; translated from the exons atGGCGGAACTGATGCTCCTCAGCGAGATTGCGGACCCGACGCGGTTTTTCACCGACAACTTGCTGAGCCCGGAGGACTGGG ACTGCACCTTGTACACCGGCCTGGATGAAGTGGCCGAGGAGCAGACGCAGCTCTTCCGTTGCCCGGAGCAGGATGTCCCG TTTGGCAGCAGCATACTGGATGTGGGCATGGATGTCAGCCCCCCTGAACCCCCATGGGACCCCCTGCCTATCTTCCCAG ATCTTCAGGTGAAGTCTGAGCCATCTTCTCCCTGCTCTTCTTCGTCTCTCAGCTCCGAATCATCGCATCTTTCCACAGAGCCCTCCAGCCAG GACTCTGGTGTAGGGGAGGTGCTGGTTGTGAAGATAGAGTCCTTGGCACCCCCACTTTGCCTCTTGGGAGATGATCCAACATCCCCGTTTGAAACCGTCCACATCAATGTGGGCCCCACCTCTGATAATCCCTCAG AAGTCCAGACCAAGCTAGAACCTGTCTCTCCATCTTCCTCCGTCCACTCTGAGGCTTCCCTGCTCTCAGCAGAGTCCCCCACCCAG CCTTTCGTAGGAGAGGAGGTCCTGGAAGTGAAGACCGAGTCCCCATCCCCTCACGGGTGTGTCCTGCGGGATGTCCCAGGGCCCCCACTTGGAGCTGTCCAGATCAGCATGGGTCCATCCCCCGATGGCTCCTCAG GCAAAGCCCTGCCCGCCCGGAAGCCACCACTACAGCCCAAACCTGTGGTGATAACCACCGTCCCAGTGCCACCCAGAGCCATGCCTCCCAGCACCACCGTCCTTTTGCAGCCCCTTGTCCAGCCACCCCCAG TGTCCCCAGTGGTCCTCATCCAAGGTGCTATTCGAGTCCAGCCTGAGGGACCGGCCCCCCCTGCCCCCCGGCCTGAGAGGAAGACCATTGTTCCCGCTCCTATGCCTGGGAACTGCTGCCCGCCTGAAGTGGAC GCGAAGCTGCTGAAGCGGCAGCAGCGAATGATCAAGAACCGGGAGTCGGCCTGCCAGTCgcggaggaagaagaaggagtaCCTGCAGGGGCTGGAGGCCCGGCTGCAAGCCGTGCTGGCCGACAACCAGCAGCTGCGCCGTGAGAATGCTGCCCTCCGGCGGCGGCTGGAGGCCCTGCTGGCCGAG AACAGCGAGCTCAAGTTAGGGTCCGGAAACAGGAAGGCGGTCTGCATCATggtcttccttctcttcattgCCTTCAACTTCGGGCCTGTCAG CATCAGTGAGCCTCCTTCGGCTCCCGCCTCTCGGATGAGCGGACAGGAGCCTCGACCCCGGAGACACTTGCTCGAGTTCTCAGCACAGTTGCCGGTTCATGGAGTTGAGCCCCGCCAGGGCCCCACggagccccagcccagccccgaaGGCCGGCCAAGTTTCAG gaACCTGACAGCCTTCCCCGGGGGTGCCAGGGAGCTGCTGCTGAGAGACCTGGACCAGCTCTTCCTCTCCTCTGACTGCCGGCACTTCAACCGAACTGAGTCCCTGAG GCTTGCTGACGAGCTGAGTGGCTGGGTGCAGCGCCACCAGAGAGGCCGGCGGAAGATCCCGCAGAGGGCCCAGGAGAGacag AAGTCTCAGCTGCGGAAGAAGTTGCCTCCAGTTAAGGcagtccccacccacccccctgGGCCCCCAGAGag GGATTCTGTGGGCCAGCTGCAGCTGTATCGCCACCCAGACCGTTCGCAGCCAGAGTTCCTGGATGCAATTGACCGACGGGAAGACACATTTTATGTCGTCTCCTTCCGACGG GACCACTTGCTGCTCCCAGCCATCAGCCACAACAAGACCTCTCGGCCCAAGATGTCCCTGGTGATGCCAGCCATGGCCCCCAATG AGACCCTGTCGGGCCGGGGGGCCCCTAGGGACTATGAGGAGATGATGCAGATCGAGTGTGAGGTCATGGACACCAGGGTGATCCACATCAAGACCTCCACGGTGCCCCCCTCGCTCCGAAAACAGCCGTCCTCATCCCCGGGCAATGCCACAGGTGGCCCCTTGGCAGCTTCCACAGCCAGCCAGGCGCACCAGGCCACCCGTCAGCCCCTCTACCTCAATCATCCCTGA
- the FKBPL gene encoding FK506-binding protein-like: METPPIIPVGEKDTCQPQQQWEKDPQKNLDSTTQIRQQPQETPIEVLEQKLSPDPASQIRENPQGTENLAGGLEEDSDKSPRSASETPEPFQASDLWYCPDGSFVKKIIIRGRGLDKPKLGSHCRVLAFGFPFGSGLPEGWTELTMGLGPWREETWGEIIEKCLESMCQGEEAELQLPGHSGPPVRLTLASFTQGQDSWELEASEKETLARQERARGTELFRAGNPEGAARCYGRALRLLLTLPPPGSPERTALHANLAACQLLLGQPHLAAQSCDRVLEREPGHLKALYRRGVAQAALGNLEKATADLKKVLAVDPKNRAAQEELGKVIFQGKKQDAGLAQGLRKMFG; encoded by the coding sequence ATGGAGACGCCACCAATCATTCCAGTGGGAGAGAAAGACACCTGCCAACCACAACAACAATGGGAAAAGGACCCCCAGAAGAACCTTGATTCAACTACTCAGATTAGGCAGCAGCCCCAAGAGACACCTATTGAAGTTCTTGAGCAGAAACTGAGCCCAGATCCAGCCAGCCAAATTCGAGAGAATCCTCAAGGGACTGAAAACCTGGCTGGTGGACTTGAAGAGGACTCTGATAAGTCTCCTAGATCAGCCAGTGAGACGCCAGAGCCCTTCCAAGCTTCTGATCTCTGGTACTGTCCAGATGGGAGCTTTGTCAAGAAGATCATAATTCGTGGCCGTGGCTTGGACAAACCCAAGCTGGGCTCCCACTGCCGGGTACTGGCTTTTGGGTTTCCTTTTGGGTCAGGGCTTCCAGAAGGCTGGACAGAGCTAACTATGGGGTTAGGTCCATGGAGGGAGGAAACTTGGGGGGAGATCATAGAGAAATGCTTGGAATCCATGTGTCAAGGTGAGGAGGCAGAGCTTCAGCTCCCTGGGCACTCTGGACCTCCTGTTAGACTCACACTGGCCTCCTTCACTCAGGGCCAGGATTCCTGGGAGCTGGAGGCCAGTGAGAAAGAGACCCTGGCCAGGCAAGAACGTGCAAGGGGCACAGAGTTATTTCGAGCTGGGAACCCTGAAGGCGCTGCCAGATGCTATGGACGGGCCCTTCGGCTGCTGCTGACTTTACCCCCACCTGGCTCTCCAGAACGAACTGCCCTTCATGCCAACCTGGCTGCATGTCAGTTGCTGCTAGGGCAGCCCCATTTGGCAGCCCAGAGCTGTGACCGGGTGTTGGAGCGGGAGCCTGGGCATTTAAAGGCCTTGTACCGAAGAGGGGTTGCCCAGGCTGCTCTTGGGAACCTGGAAAAAGCAACTGCTGACCTCAAGAAGGTGCTTGCGGTAGACCCAAAAAACCGGGCAGCGCAGGAAGAGCTGGGAAAGGTGATCTTTCAGGGGAAGAAACAGGATGCAGGGCTGGCACAGGGTCTGCGCAAGATGTTTGGATAA